The Pleuronectes platessa chromosome 10, fPlePla1.1, whole genome shotgun sequence genome contains a region encoding:
- the pycard gene encoding apoptosis-associated speck-like protein containing a CARD, translated as MAPKSVKKLLADTLEDLTEHNLDKFRHRLVDRKEEPLVRLNRVAGKNFLVLTDVLVSTFTEKGAVPVAAEILREIDCNQEAERLVEEYAKQSSNSGSRDDAKASCGATGGNGKAEGGCSEKHFVDKHKLELINRVSNIEPILDELLEKKVILEEAYAKIRALSTSQEKMRELFSTSLRASETCKDIFYEILKKNEAYLVDDLQGKYKM; from the exons ATGGCGCCTAAAAGCGTGAAGAAGCTTTTAGCGGACACGCTGGAGGATCTGACCGAGCACAACCTGGACAAGTTCCGCCACCGACTCGTGGACCGCAAGGAGGAGCCTCTGGTCAGACTCAACCGAGTGGCGGGCAAGAACTTCCTGGTGCTCACCGACGTCCTGGTTTCCACCTTCACCGAGAAAGGAGCAGTGCCCGTGGCTGCGGAGATTCTTCGAGAGATCGACTGCAACCAAGAAGCAGAGAGACTCG TTGAGGAGTACGCTAAACAATCCTCAAACTCTGGATCCAGGGACG ATGCAAAAGCCTCATGTGGAGCAACAGGTGGAAACGGAAAGGCAGAGGGGGGATGCTCAG aaAAGCACTTTGTGGACAAGCATAAGCTTGAGCTGATCAACAGAGTGAGCAACATTGAACCAATTCTGGATGAGCTCTTGGAGAAAAAGGTCATCCTGGAGGAAGCTTATGCAAAAATCCGGGCTCTGTCGACCTCTCAGGAGAAGATGAGGGAGCTCTTCTCTACATCCCTGAGAGCCAGTGAGACCTGCAAAGACATCTTCTACGAAATCCTGAAGAAAAATGAAGCGTATCTCGTAGATGACCTGCAgggaaaatataaaatgtga
- the LOC128449772 gene encoding uncharacterized protein LOC128449772 isoform X1 yields MSHKIRTSLRQALESLTGTDLEKFCFHLRDRRDEPKIRRGQVDETNPVKIVDLLVSKFTELGALKVVLETLRLIDCNQEAQTLESKTKACLDKSDPIFRKTSDGKLDRKPSQEAEFYAAGQYALKAAQKGRAPVTMKKPEEVEADAKAHVLSEGGDPGNDRLLLSRYVIQFGKYKGQNFKWLLENDVSYVAMLVAAHQTEQENSVTSTTTAQKVSLTKYAIPYREVLGEVRFHRGVERAKERSLQPGQEGEALVGFGIYKTETLKDLYESKNRGKISYVNFLRGKKSTCDPGSKMDAAIRYILQRDQSRASAATAPSRPFTRSFTRATRKRRSNRNQYASSSRPKVKRT; encoded by the exons ATGTCGCACAAAATACGCACAAGTCTCCGGCAGGCGCTGGAGAGTCTGACCGGTACCGACCTGGAGAAGTTTTGTTTCCATCTGAGGGACCGCAGGGACGAGCCGAAGATCAGGCGAGGACAGGTGGACGAGACTAATCCTGTGAAGATCGTAGACCTCCTGGTTTCTAAGTTCACGGAGCTGGGAGCTCTTAAAGTGGTTTTGGAGACACTGAGGCTGATCGACTGTAACCAGGAGGCTCAGACACTGG AGTCAAAGACCAAAGCTTGTTTGGAC aAAAGTGATCCCATTTTTCGCAAGACCTCTGACGGGAAGTTGGACAGAAAGCCCTCGCAGGAGGCTGAGTTCTATGCAGCCGGGCAGTATGCTTTAAAAGCTGCTCAAAAAGGACGTGCTCCTGTGACGATGAAGAAgccagaggaggtggaggctgacGCCAAGGCTCACGTTCTCTCTGAGGGCGGAGACCCTGGCAACGACCGGCTCCTTCTGAGCAGATATGTGATTCAGTTTGGCAAATACAAAGGTCAAAACTTCAAATGGCTGTTGGAGAATGATGTGAGCTACGTTGCCATGTTGGTGGCTGCCCACCAGACGGAGCAAGAGAACTCCGTTACCAGTACAACGACAGCCCAGAAG GTTTCCTTGACTAAATACGCGATTCCTTACCGTGAGGTTTTGGGAGAAGTCAGATTTCATCGTGGGGTTGAAAGAGCCAAAGAGAGATCCCTCCAGCCAGGACAAGAGGGAGAGGCCCTCGTTGGTTTTGGTATTTACAAAACGGAGACGCTGAAGGATCTGTATGAGTCAAAGAACCGGGGCAAAATCAG CTATGTCAACTTCCTCAGAGGAAAGAAGTCAACCTGTGATCCTGGGAGCAAGATGGACGCAGCCATCAGATACATTTTACAGCGGGACCAGAGTCGGGCTTCAGCTGCCACTGCTCCCAGCAGGCCGTTCACCAGATCTTTCACCAGGGCAACCAGGAAGAGACGGAGTAACAGGAACCAGTATGCCAGTTCCTCAAG ACCCAAGGTGAAAAGGACCTGA
- the LOC128449772 gene encoding uncharacterized protein LOC128449772 isoform X2: MSHKIRTSLRQALESLTGTDLEKFCFHLRDRRDEPKIRRGQVDETNPVKIVDLLVSKFTELGALKVVLETLRLIDCNQEAQTLESKTKACLDKSDPIFRKTSDGKLDRKPSQEAEFYAAGQYALKAAQKGRAPVTMKKPEEVSLTKYAIPYREVLGEVRFHRGVERAKERSLQPGQEGEALVGFGIYKTETLKDLYESKNRGKISYVNFLRGKKSTCDPGSKMDAAIRYILQRDQSRASAATAPSRPFTRSFTRATRKRRSNRNQYASSSRPKVKRT; encoded by the exons ATGTCGCACAAAATACGCACAAGTCTCCGGCAGGCGCTGGAGAGTCTGACCGGTACCGACCTGGAGAAGTTTTGTTTCCATCTGAGGGACCGCAGGGACGAGCCGAAGATCAGGCGAGGACAGGTGGACGAGACTAATCCTGTGAAGATCGTAGACCTCCTGGTTTCTAAGTTCACGGAGCTGGGAGCTCTTAAAGTGGTTTTGGAGACACTGAGGCTGATCGACTGTAACCAGGAGGCTCAGACACTGG AGTCAAAGACCAAAGCTTGTTTGGAC aAAAGTGATCCCATTTTTCGCAAGACCTCTGACGGGAAGTTGGACAGAAAGCCCTCGCAGGAGGCTGAGTTCTATGCAGCCGGGCAGTATGCTTTAAAAGCTGCTCAAAAAGGACGTGCTCCTGTGACGATGAAGAAgccagaggag GTTTCCTTGACTAAATACGCGATTCCTTACCGTGAGGTTTTGGGAGAAGTCAGATTTCATCGTGGGGTTGAAAGAGCCAAAGAGAGATCCCTCCAGCCAGGACAAGAGGGAGAGGCCCTCGTTGGTTTTGGTATTTACAAAACGGAGACGCTGAAGGATCTGTATGAGTCAAAGAACCGGGGCAAAATCAG CTATGTCAACTTCCTCAGAGGAAAGAAGTCAACCTGTGATCCTGGGAGCAAGATGGACGCAGCCATCAGATACATTTTACAGCGGGACCAGAGTCGGGCTTCAGCTGCCACTGCTCCCAGCAGGCCGTTCACCAGATCTTTCACCAGGGCAACCAGGAAGAGACGGAGTAACAGGAACCAGTATGCCAGTTCCTCAAG ACCCAAGGTGAAAAGGACCTGA